One Candidatus Limnocylindria bacterium genomic region harbors:
- a CDS encoding hemerythrin domain-containing protein — translation MRILDRFSSEHDVFVTQLGVIETLTRTGAEVASVVAAIRTLAAPLLVHAQNEERALFPALASSLGGEGGPLAVLTEEHRVLHGQLDRLTGDPPRWELVQVLDEFVRLLRGHIEKEEGILFPAASQLIDDPRLERLDRELRSAVAAVGG, via the coding sequence ATGCGGATCCTCGACCGCTTCTCCAGCGAGCACGACGTGTTCGTCACGCAACTCGGCGTGATCGAGACGCTCACGCGCACCGGAGCGGAGGTCGCGAGCGTCGTGGCGGCGATCCGCACCCTCGCCGCACCGCTCCTGGTCCATGCGCAGAACGAGGAGCGCGCGCTGTTCCCGGCTCTCGCATCGTCGCTCGGCGGCGAGGGCGGTCCGCTCGCGGTCCTAACGGAGGAGCATCGGGTGCTTCACGGTCAGCTCGATCGCCTCACCGGCGATCCGCCGCGCTGGGAGCTGGTGCAGGTGCTTGACGAATTCGTTCGCCTGCTGCGCGGGCACATCGAGAAGGAAGAGGGCATCCTCTTCCCGGCCGCGTCCCAGCTCATCGATGACCCGCGTCTCGAGCGTCTGGACCGTGAGCTGCGCTCGGCGGTCGCGGCGGTCGGCGGATGA
- a CDS encoding zinc-binding dehydrogenase: MSGRAPVWDPVADELATTMRAAVFSGPGRALDMATIARPEPAPGEVLVRVSACGLCHSDLHYLDHGVPTFKTPPLVLGHEISGTVVRAGSGVDPAKVGASVLLAPVTTCGGCVPCRTGRENVCTAQRMLGNSVDGGFAEFVTAPARDAFGVPPEVPLEEACVIADAMTTAFHAVTRRARIKAGESVVVYGCGGLGLCVVQVCVLVGARVIAVDIDPRKLALATELGASVAIDARDGDPAKRVRRETDGGADAAIEAIGLPKTQEQALASLRTGGRLVLLGYSAEPMALPGGRVTYRELTVIGTLGCRPVDFPAVLDLVRRGKLLLGPLVTHRYPLDRINEGLDALRRGEGVRHIVVFP; encoded by the coding sequence ATGAGCGGGCGCGCGCCGGTTTGGGACCCTGTGGCGGACGAGCTCGCGACGACGATGCGCGCCGCCGTCTTCAGTGGGCCCGGTCGCGCGCTCGACATGGCGACGATCGCGCGTCCGGAACCCGCGCCCGGCGAGGTGCTCGTGCGCGTGAGCGCGTGCGGACTCTGCCATAGCGACCTCCATTACCTCGACCATGGCGTGCCGACGTTCAAGACGCCGCCGCTCGTCCTGGGCCATGAGATCTCCGGCACCGTGGTGCGCGCAGGCTCCGGCGTCGACCCCGCGAAGGTCGGCGCGAGCGTGCTCCTCGCGCCGGTGACGACGTGCGGCGGCTGCGTGCCCTGCCGGACCGGACGCGAGAACGTCTGCACGGCCCAGCGCATGCTCGGAAATTCCGTCGACGGCGGGTTCGCCGAGTTCGTCACAGCGCCGGCGCGGGACGCGTTCGGGGTCCCGCCGGAAGTGCCGCTCGAGGAGGCCTGCGTCATCGCGGACGCGATGACGACGGCGTTCCACGCGGTGACGCGCCGCGCGCGCATCAAGGCCGGCGAGTCGGTGGTCGTCTACGGCTGCGGCGGTCTCGGGCTCTGCGTCGTTCAGGTCTGCGTGCTCGTCGGCGCGCGCGTCATCGCGGTCGACATCGATCCGCGCAAGCTCGCGCTCGCGACCGAGCTTGGCGCGTCGGTCGCGATCGACGCGCGTGACGGCGACCCCGCGAAGCGGGTGCGGCGCGAGACCGACGGCGGCGCGGACGCCGCCATCGAGGCGATCGGCCTGCCGAAGACGCAGGAGCAGGCGCTCGCGTCGTTGCGCACGGGAGGCCGCCTCGTGCTCCTCGGATACTCGGCCGAGCCGATGGCGCTGCCGGGTGGCCGCGTCACGTATCGCGAGCTCACGGTCATCGGGACGCTGGGCTGCCGTCCGGTGGATTTCCCGGCGGTCCTCGACCTCGTCCGTCGCGGCAAGCTCCTCCTCGGCCCGCTCGTCACACATCGCTACCCGCTCGACCGGATCAACGAGGGTCTGGACGCGCTGCGTCGCGGAGAAGGCGTCCGCCACATCGTCGTGTTCCCGTGA
- a CDS encoding enoyl-CoA hydratase-related protein: protein MSTTLLTGVRVEVDAGVATLTLDRAPLNVLNIALLSELEVAVRDLQGDRDLRLIVIRGAGRAFSAGVEVAEHLGGYLEPMLDAFDRAARAIVESEIPVLAVVHGPALGGACELVALCDLAIAAEDAKLGTPEITLGVVPPVGAVVFPSLVGRQRARALVLTGELITGGQAAAWGLIWRAVPPERLEEDARVVIEAFRGRSAASLRLAKRTLALAATPQLLAAISAADAEQRRCLPGLADADEGLRAFLGKRPPRWTHR, encoded by the coding sequence GTGAGCACGACGCTGCTCACCGGCGTCCGCGTCGAGGTCGACGCAGGCGTGGCTACCCTCACGCTCGACCGTGCGCCGCTCAATGTCCTCAACATCGCGCTGCTGAGCGAGTTGGAGGTCGCCGTCCGCGATCTGCAGGGCGATCGTGACCTGCGGCTCATCGTCATCCGTGGCGCGGGACGCGCTTTCTCTGCCGGCGTCGAGGTCGCCGAGCATCTCGGTGGGTATCTGGAGCCCATGCTCGATGCGTTCGATCGCGCGGCGCGCGCGATCGTCGAGAGCGAGATCCCCGTGCTCGCCGTCGTGCACGGTCCGGCACTCGGCGGCGCCTGCGAGCTCGTGGCGCTGTGCGACCTCGCGATCGCGGCCGAGGACGCGAAGCTTGGGACACCCGAGATCACGCTCGGTGTCGTCCCGCCGGTCGGCGCCGTGGTCTTCCCGTCGCTCGTCGGTCGGCAGCGGGCGCGCGCGCTCGTTCTCACCGGTGAGCTCATCACCGGCGGGCAGGCCGCGGCGTGGGGCCTCATCTGGCGCGCGGTGCCGCCGGAGCGACTCGAGGAGGATGCGAGGGTCGTGATCGAGGCGTTCCGCGGGCGAAGCGCGGCGAGCCTTCGCCTCGCGAAGCGGACGCTCGCACTGGCGGCGACGCCGCAGCTCCTCGCGGCGATCTCCGCCGCGGATGCGGAGCAGCGCAGGTGCCTACCCGGACTGGCGGATGCCGACGAGGGGCTGCGCGCTTTCCTGGGGAAGCGTCCTCCGCGCTGGACGCACCGCTAG
- a CDS encoding citrate synthase has product MAIETAPVTLPRPADRADSLTVRDDRTGRTYVIPIEDGAIRATEFNKIRTAADDPGLLTYDPGFMATAAVKSAITYIDGDAGILRYRGYPIDEVAEKLGFLEVASLLLEGELPTDGELATWKDEIVHHTFIHENIKKFIDGFRHDAHPMGILMSTVAALSTFYPEAKKFTERATRRKQIVRLIAKMPTIAAFAYRHAVGLPYSYPDNDLSYAGNFLGMMWKTTELKYKPDPILERALEVLFILHADHEQNCSTSTVRVVGSAKSDPYSAVAAGVGALYGPLHGGANEQVLRMLEDIGSVDRVPEHIERVKSGDLRLMGFGHRVYKSYDPRAKMIKKIADQVFSITGRNPLLDIALELEKIALEDEYFIGHKLYPNVDFYSGLIYQAMGFPVDMFPVLFAIGRTPGWLAQWEEGLLDPDQKIARPRQLYVGPRERHLTKA; this is encoded by the coding sequence ATGGCGATCGAAACCGCACCCGTCACGCTCCCGCGGCCTGCCGACCGCGCCGATTCGCTCACCGTACGTGACGACCGGACCGGCAGGACATACGTGATCCCGATCGAAGACGGCGCCATCAGGGCGACCGAGTTCAACAAGATCCGCACCGCTGCGGACGACCCGGGCCTTCTCACCTACGACCCGGGCTTCATGGCGACCGCGGCCGTGAAGAGCGCCATCACTTACATCGACGGCGACGCGGGCATCCTGCGTTATCGCGGCTACCCGATCGACGAGGTCGCGGAGAAGCTCGGCTTCCTGGAGGTCGCGTCGCTCCTACTCGAGGGAGAGCTCCCGACGGACGGCGAGCTCGCGACCTGGAAGGACGAGATCGTTCACCACACGTTCATCCACGAGAACATCAAGAAGTTCATAGACGGCTTCCGGCACGACGCGCACCCGATGGGGATCCTCATGAGCACCGTCGCCGCGCTGTCCACTTTCTACCCCGAAGCGAAGAAGTTCACGGAGAGGGCGACACGCCGCAAGCAGATCGTCCGCCTCATCGCGAAGATGCCGACCATCGCGGCGTTCGCGTATCGCCACGCGGTCGGACTCCCGTATTCGTACCCCGACAACGACCTGAGCTACGCCGGCAACTTCCTGGGCATGATGTGGAAGACGACGGAGCTGAAGTACAAGCCGGATCCGATACTCGAGCGAGCGCTCGAGGTCCTGTTCATCCTCCACGCGGACCACGAGCAGAACTGCTCGACGAGCACCGTGCGCGTCGTCGGCAGCGCCAAGTCGGACCCGTACTCGGCCGTTGCCGCGGGCGTCGGCGCGCTCTACGGTCCGCTCCACGGCGGCGCCAACGAGCAGGTGCTCCGGATGCTCGAGGACATCGGCTCGGTCGACCGCGTGCCCGAGCACATCGAGCGCGTGAAGAGCGGTGACCTCCGCCTGATGGGCTTCGGCCACCGCGTCTACAAGAGCTATGACCCGCGCGCGAAGATGATCAAGAAGATCGCCGACCAGGTCTTCAGCATCACCGGCCGCAACCCTCTGCTCGACATCGCGCTCGAGCTCGAGAAGATCGCACTCGAGGACGAGTACTTCATCGGCCACAAGCTCTACCCGAACGTCGACTTCTACTCGGGCCTCATCTACCAAGCCATGGGATTCCCAGTCGACATGTTCCCGGTGCTCTTCGCCATCGGACGCACACCGGGCTGGCTGGCTCAGTGGGAAGAGGGCCTGCTCGACCCCGACCAGAAGATCGCGCGTCCGCGCCAGCTGTACGTCGGGCCCCGCGAGCGGCATCTCACGAAGGCGTAG
- a CDS encoding demethoxyubiquinone hydroxylase family protein encodes MTTRTSDVARWRANLQGETDGIAIYRAMADAEPQPTLASVYRRLAEAEVRHSALWETRLRDAGVWATAPRPSWRARVLAFVARRFGAGWVAATVAGREAKDQTGYDDQPEAAGTSLPRDERSHARVLQEIAGGGMTGPAIARLEGRHRATAGNALRAAVLGIDDGLVSNFSLVMGVAGASGDGRAIAVAGLAGLLAGSLSMALGEWLSVQSARELYSRQIGIEREELAAAPEEEEAELALIYQAKGANAAQARALARQIVSGDRALETLAREELGIDPDELGGSAHVAAATSFAMFASGAVVPLIPFALLSGTTAVVASAMLSGAALFGIGALITLITGQPALRAGLRQLAIGAAAAGITFAVGKLLGVALA; translated from the coding sequence ATGACGACACGGACGAGCGATGTCGCGCGCTGGCGCGCGAACCTGCAAGGCGAGACCGATGGCATCGCGATCTACCGCGCGATGGCAGACGCCGAACCGCAGCCGACGCTTGCATCGGTGTACCGGAGGCTCGCAGAGGCGGAGGTGCGTCATTCGGCTCTCTGGGAGACAAGACTTCGCGACGCAGGCGTCTGGGCCACCGCGCCACGCCCGTCATGGCGCGCGCGTGTGCTCGCGTTCGTCGCGCGACGCTTCGGCGCGGGCTGGGTGGCTGCGACCGTGGCCGGACGCGAGGCGAAGGACCAGACCGGCTACGACGACCAGCCTGAGGCGGCCGGCACGTCGCTGCCGCGCGATGAGCGATCGCATGCCCGAGTGCTCCAGGAGATCGCCGGCGGTGGGATGACCGGGCCCGCGATCGCGCGCCTCGAAGGACGCCATCGCGCCACGGCGGGGAACGCGCTCCGGGCGGCGGTGCTCGGCATCGACGACGGGCTCGTATCGAACTTCAGCCTCGTCATGGGGGTCGCGGGCGCGAGCGGCGACGGTCGCGCGATCGCTGTCGCCGGCCTCGCCGGGCTTCTTGCCGGCTCGCTCTCGATGGCCCTCGGGGAATGGCTGTCGGTCCAGAGCGCACGCGAGCTGTACAGCCGGCAGATCGGCATCGAGCGCGAGGAGCTCGCGGCCGCTCCGGAGGAGGAAGAGGCGGAGCTCGCGCTCATCTATCAGGCCAAGGGCGCGAACGCGGCGCAGGCGCGCGCCCTCGCGCGGCAGATCGTCAGCGGCGACCGCGCGCTGGAGACACTCGCGCGCGAGGAGCTGGGCATCGATCCAGACGAGCTCGGTGGTTCGGCCCACGTCGCGGCCGCAACGTCCTTCGCGATGTTCGCCAGCGGTGCGGTCGTACCGCTGATCCCGTTCGCCCTCTTGTCGGGCACGACTGCCGTTGTCGCTTCGGCGATGCTGAGCGGTGCAGCCTTATTCGGTATCGGGGCGCTCATCACGCTCATCACGGGCCAGCCCGCGCTCCGCGCGGGCCTGCGGCAGCTGGCCATCGGCGCGGCGGCCGCGGGTATCACTTTCGCCGTCGGGAAGCTCCTCGGGGTCGCGCTGGCCTGA
- a CDS encoding copper oxidase produces MTETEDAGGTIARRTLIGAIGFASLGGIAAGALGLTGRGAAPARIATATSTATATAVRTTAPATAAPTVDHDAHAEALVKAFPAKTQGTGLQELASRVVDGSREFELVCDKLRWEVTPGVVVDALSYNGQIPGPIIRATEGERVRVKVTNKTDQTTSVHWHGQRVVNKMDGVPFITQPTIKPGETFVYEFIAKPFGSHMYHSHHNATEQVGRGMLGPLLVMPKDASTDPRYDKDELFIFNDQLGGLTVNGKGFPATFPYTAKLGQRIRFRFMNEGVMIHPAHLHGLTLEVFARDGYPLPQPFKCDTLNVAPGERWDAIVVADEPGVWAFHCHILNHAEGPTGMFGMVTALIVD; encoded by the coding sequence ATGACAGAGACCGAGGACGCGGGCGGCACGATCGCGCGACGGACGCTGATCGGCGCGATCGGGTTCGCCAGCCTCGGCGGCATCGCGGCGGGCGCGCTCGGCCTCACCGGTCGCGGGGCCGCCCCAGCTCGCATCGCGACCGCGACGTCCACGGCCACCGCGACCGCGGTCCGCACGACGGCGCCGGCAACCGCGGCGCCGACGGTCGATCACGACGCCCACGCCGAAGCGCTGGTGAAAGCCTTTCCGGCGAAGACGCAGGGCACCGGACTGCAGGAGCTGGCCTCACGCGTGGTCGACGGTTCGCGCGAGTTCGAGCTCGTGTGCGACAAGCTTCGCTGGGAAGTCACGCCCGGCGTCGTTGTCGATGCCCTGTCGTACAACGGCCAGATACCGGGTCCGATCATCCGCGCGACGGAGGGCGAGCGAGTCCGCGTGAAAGTGACCAATAAGACCGACCAGACGACCAGCGTGCACTGGCACGGGCAGCGCGTCGTCAACAAGATGGACGGCGTCCCGTTCATCACGCAGCCGACCATCAAGCCCGGCGAGACGTTCGTGTACGAGTTCATCGCGAAGCCGTTCGGCAGCCACATGTACCACTCACACCACAATGCGACGGAGCAGGTCGGCCGAGGCATGCTTGGGCCGCTCCTGGTCATGCCAAAAGACGCGTCGACGGATCCCCGGTATGACAAGGACGAGCTCTTCATCTTCAACGATCAGCTCGGCGGTCTGACGGTGAACGGCAAGGGATTCCCGGCGACGTTCCCCTACACCGCGAAGCTCGGTCAGCGCATCCGCTTCCGGTTCATGAACGAGGGTGTGATGATCCATCCCGCACACCTTCACGGCCTGACACTCGAGGTCTTCGCGCGTGACGGGTATCCCCTGCCTCAGCCCTTCAAGTGCGACACGCTGAACGTCGCGCCCGGTGAGCGCTGGGACGCGATCGTCGTAGCCGACGAGCCCGGGGTTTGGGCATTCCACTGTCACATCCTCAATCACGCCGAAGGCCCGACCGGCATGTTCGGGATGGTGACCGCGCTGATCGTCGACTGA
- a CDS encoding response regulator transcription factor has protein sequence MSDAQVRVMLVDDHEVVREGLRTLIGRHKEMLVVAEAGTTAEAIAMAAKAKPDVIIMDVRLPDGSGVEACRTIREARPETKVVMLTSYADDEALFASIVAGAAGYLLKQTRGQAVIDAITAVAQGRSLLDPDVTGKVLERVRRGRGDEDPAFASLTDQERKVLEQLAEGKTNREIGELLFLSEKTVKNYVSRILDKLGLARRAEAAAYVAKRRPRF, from the coding sequence ATGAGCGATGCGCAGGTTCGGGTCATGCTCGTCGACGATCACGAGGTGGTGCGCGAAGGCCTCCGCACGCTGATCGGACGCCACAAGGAGATGCTCGTCGTTGCCGAGGCCGGCACGACCGCCGAGGCGATCGCGATGGCGGCGAAGGCCAAGCCCGACGTCATCATCATGGACGTTCGCCTCCCCGACGGAAGCGGTGTGGAAGCGTGCCGGACGATCCGCGAGGCGCGACCCGAGACGAAGGTCGTCATGCTCACCTCGTACGCCGACGACGAAGCCCTCTTCGCCTCCATCGTGGCGGGGGCCGCCGGGTACCTCCTCAAACAGACGCGCGGCCAGGCGGTGATCGACGCGATCACCGCCGTCGCACAGGGACGCTCGCTCCTGGATCCGGATGTCACGGGCAAGGTGCTCGAGCGCGTGCGCCGCGGCCGCGGCGATGAGGATCCGGCGTTCGCGTCGCTGACAGACCAGGAGCGCAAGGTGCTGGAGCAGCTGGCGGAGGGAAAGACGAACCGCGAGATCGGCGAGTTGCTCTTCCTGTCCGAGAAGACCGTCAAGAACTACGTGAGCCGCATCCTCGACAAGCTCGGCCTGGCACGCCGGGCCGAGGCTGCCGCGTACGTGGCCAAACGCCGGCCGCGCTTCTGA
- a CDS encoding GAF domain-containing sensor histidine kinase has product MSKSRARATNATYSRRLRIAAVVLPSLLIAALMALDYFLAERLFPRGISHLVTTIVGVAGVLAFSAVIFGQLASLQGRDRANTDRLRQLADALEQRRLQLQAVNAAGLALTSELDRNEVLQRVADQARAVANAKYAALGVFNDEGTVETFTTSGISQEERARIGPLPRGLGLIGHLQQERKPLLLRDLHEHPASIGFPKNHPPMRSFLGTPIVLRGEPLGNLYLTEKQGAEEFTVDDAEALETLAAQAAIAIENARLYEQAERISVLEERQRIRMDLHDGVMQSLYGVGLLLEDIAERVDTEPVKAKDELRRSVDRLNAAIADLRGYVLGLRQVQASDQPLTESLPLLAEQARSNALIDVDVQISAGAAGRLDQPRQEAAYYIAADALGNIARHARARHASVRLFDENGGVVLQIADDGVGFDFAASTSGHGLHNMRERAFAVGGTLRVESQPGRGARVRFELPATERETE; this is encoded by the coding sequence GTGAGCAAGTCACGAGCCCGCGCCACCAACGCCACGTACTCACGGCGGCTCCGGATCGCGGCGGTCGTCCTTCCCTCGCTCCTCATCGCGGCGCTCATGGCGCTCGACTACTTCCTCGCCGAGCGGCTTTTCCCCAGGGGCATCTCGCACCTGGTGACGACGATCGTCGGCGTCGCCGGCGTCCTTGCCTTCTCGGCGGTGATCTTCGGGCAGCTCGCGAGCCTTCAGGGACGCGATCGCGCGAACACGGACCGGCTGCGCCAGCTGGCCGACGCGCTCGAGCAGAGGCGCCTTCAGCTGCAGGCCGTGAACGCCGCCGGCCTCGCACTCACGTCGGAGCTCGACCGCAACGAAGTGCTACAGCGCGTCGCGGACCAAGCTCGCGCGGTCGCGAATGCGAAGTACGCCGCGCTGGGTGTCTTCAACGATGAGGGGACCGTCGAGACGTTCACGACGTCGGGCATCTCGCAGGAAGAGCGTGCGCGCATCGGGCCTTTGCCCCGGGGCCTGGGCCTCATCGGACACCTGCAACAGGAGCGAAAGCCACTTCTCCTCCGCGACCTCCACGAGCACCCCGCATCGATCGGCTTTCCGAAGAACCACCCTCCGATGCGTAGCTTCCTGGGAACGCCGATCGTCCTTCGTGGAGAGCCGCTCGGCAACCTCTATCTCACCGAGAAGCAGGGCGCGGAGGAATTCACCGTCGACGACGCCGAAGCCCTCGAGACGCTCGCCGCGCAGGCAGCGATCGCGATCGAGAACGCCCGTCTCTACGAGCAGGCGGAGCGCATATCCGTACTCGAGGAGCGCCAGCGCATCCGTATGGACCTCCACGACGGCGTGATGCAGTCCCTGTACGGCGTCGGCCTGCTCCTCGAAGACATCGCCGAACGCGTGGACACCGAGCCTGTGAAGGCGAAGGATGAGCTCAGGCGTTCGGTCGATCGACTGAACGCAGCGATCGCGGATCTCCGTGGGTACGTGCTGGGCCTGCGGCAGGTGCAGGCGAGCGACCAGCCACTGACGGAATCGTTGCCGCTCCTTGCGGAGCAGGCGCGTTCGAACGCGCTCATCGACGTGGACGTGCAGATCTCGGCTGGGGCCGCTGGGCGCTTGGACCAGCCGCGCCAGGAGGCCGCGTATTACATCGCCGCGGATGCGCTCGGGAACATCGCGCGCCACGCGCGCGCGCGTCACGCGTCGGTGCGCCTGTTCGACGAGAACGGTGGTGTCGTGCTGCAGATCGCGGATGATGGCGTGGGGTTCGACTTCGCGGCCAGCACGAGCGGCCACGGGCTGCACAACATGCGTGAGCGAGCGTTCGCGGTCGGTGGCACCCTTCGGGTGGAGAGCCAGCCCGGACGCGGTGCGCGAGTACGCTTTGAGCTGCCGGCGACGGAGAGGGAGACGGAATGA
- a CDS encoding DoxX family protein — protein MSTTRIAKNTVVADPPLARFLFSDTRMAPVWLLLRIYIGWAWLEAGWHKVQDVGATSNYIIDGAGILAFWNRIAAIPAAPAKPVITYDWYRGFIQFLIDSHAQVFMGKVIAFGETAVGLGLIFGAFVGIAAVSGAFMNLNFMLAGSSSTNPVMLLLGFLLVLAWKTAGYIGLDRFLLPLLGTPWKAPKIEAKAAARTPVIA, from the coding sequence ATGTCAACTACTCGAATCGCAAAGAACACGGTCGTCGCGGACCCACCGCTCGCTCGTTTCCTGTTCTCGGACACGCGCATGGCCCCCGTCTGGCTGCTTCTCCGCATCTATATTGGCTGGGCCTGGCTCGAGGCCGGATGGCACAAGGTCCAGGACGTCGGTGCGACGTCGAACTACATCATCGACGGTGCCGGCATCCTGGCGTTCTGGAACCGCATCGCGGCGATCCCCGCCGCGCCGGCCAAGCCGGTCATCACCTACGACTGGTACCGCGGCTTCATCCAGTTCCTCATCGACAGCCACGCGCAGGTGTTCATGGGCAAGGTGATCGCGTTCGGTGAGACCGCGGTCGGCCTCGGACTCATCTTCGGTGCGTTCGTCGGCATCGCCGCGGTCAGCGGAGCGTTCATGAACCTCAACTTCATGCTCGCCGGCAGCTCCAGCACCAACCCCGTCATGCTCCTGCTGGGCTTCCTCCTGGTCCTCGCCTGGAAGACCGCGGGATACATCGGACTCGACCGGTTCCTCCTGCCGCTCCTCGGTACGCCCTGGAAGGCCCCGAAGATCGAGGCGAAGGCCGCCGCTCGGACCCCTGTCATCGCGTGA
- a CDS encoding PCYCGC motif-containing (lipo)protein, with the protein MVDGEPPAEVGPKVTNTLGRRRFLAGAGLFLASACAPAASRPAAISAPALPALEADPKNGIWPIQYLRAPANVREAYSWAVAQEQTLRFIPCYCGCGADGHTSNYSCYVRSALGGGRVILDTHGFG; encoded by the coding sequence ATGGTCGATGGCGAGCCCCCAGCGGAGGTAGGGCCAAAGGTCACCAATACGCTGGGCCGGCGACGTTTCCTGGCCGGCGCCGGACTGTTCCTCGCTTCCGCTTGCGCACCTGCCGCGTCACGCCCTGCGGCCATCAGCGCTCCCGCGTTGCCGGCGCTGGAGGCTGATCCGAAGAACGGCATATGGCCGATCCAGTACCTGCGCGCGCCGGCGAACGTGCGCGAGGCCTACAGCTGGGCGGTGGCACAAGAGCAGACCCTGCGCTTCATCCCGTGCTACTGCGGATGCGGCGCTGATGGCCATACCAGCAACTACTCCTGTTACGTGCGGTCGGCGCTCGGCGGCGGCCGGGTGATCCTGGACACGCACGGCTTCGGCTGA
- a CDS encoding GerMN domain-containing protein translates to MRRLIASIATAGVALAACGDATPITTPTSPPTRATERVQIFYARADEVPVATALEIPAGMNVDQRIRARLVGLSTAPWLGPQGSFNVLRDAARIAGVSVTGAVAALDFAAPEGDWGLPGRTALRAFTQQVVFSATDEKSVSEVRLTQDGGNDAVIVTSDAIISYRTTLTREMVAPYARQDHTVAYYARDQGGPVAMFLPGAGAGTTAEERISSRLVALENGPAHAGADAFNVVAPMKAHLQQVTIADDLVTIDFRVPADDWGVNGSASLRALVQQLVFTASEEPGIVRVLITQNGGRQAVIGGEGLVIDRAQTRLGLLGG, encoded by the coding sequence ATGCGCCGGCTCATCGCGTCGATCGCGACCGCGGGCGTCGCGCTCGCGGCGTGCGGCGACGCCACCCCGATAACGACACCCACCTCACCGCCGACCCGGGCCACCGAGCGCGTGCAGATCTTCTACGCCCGTGCTGACGAGGTGCCGGTCGCCACCGCGCTCGAGATCCCGGCCGGCATGAACGTCGATCAGCGCATACGTGCGCGACTGGTGGGGCTGTCGACCGCGCCCTGGCTGGGACCCCAGGGCTCGTTCAACGTGCTGCGCGACGCCGCGCGGATCGCCGGCGTCTCGGTAACTGGTGCTGTCGCGGCGCTCGATTTCGCGGCCCCCGAGGGCGATTGGGGTCTCCCCGGTCGGACTGCGCTTCGCGCGTTCACGCAGCAGGTCGTCTTCAGCGCGACCGACGAGAAGTCCGTCTCCGAGGTGCGGCTCACGCAGGACGGGGGCAACGACGCGGTGATCGTGACGAGTGACGCGATCATCAGCTACCGCACAACGCTCACGCGCGAGATGGTCGCGCCGTACGCACGACAGGACCACACCGTCGCGTATTACGCGCGCGACCAGGGCGGTCCGGTCGCAATGTTCCTTCCGGGTGCCGGGGCTGGCACGACCGCTGAAGAGCGCATCTCCTCCCGGCTCGTGGCGCTCGAGAACGGACCGGCACACGCCGGAGCTGATGCGTTCAACGTCGTCGCGCCGATGAAGGCGCACCTGCAGCAGGTCACGATCGCGGACGATCTCGTGACGATCGACTTTCGCGTCCCCGCCGACGATTGGGGCGTGAACGGGAGCGCGTCGCTACGCGCTCTGGTCCAGCAGTTGGTGTTCACCGCGAGCGAGGAGCCCGGGATCGTTCGCGTGCTCATCACGCAGAACGGAGGCCGTCAGGCGGTCATCGGCGGCGAGGGTCTCGTGATCGATCGAGCGCAGACACGCCTCGGTCTGCTCGGGGGCTAG
- a CDS encoding response regulator transcription factor: protein MIRIVLADDHQILLAGLKRLIESKGDMEVVATATDATSAIEAARSHRPDVLVLDISMPGGGLEVARRVREMELPTKIVILTMYAEDRYVMEAVRLGAAGYVLKRAADKELIDAIRAVAAGDAYLTPAAVRLLLATQQNENGRSEPALSPREREVLRFTARGFSNLEIAERLFVSPKTVDTYRSRIMAKLDLHRRSELVEYALGHGLLE from the coding sequence ATGATCCGCATCGTGCTCGCTGACGACCACCAGATCCTGCTGGCCGGACTCAAACGACTCATCGAGTCAAAGGGTGACATGGAGGTGGTCGCGACGGCCACCGATGCGACATCGGCGATCGAGGCCGCTCGCAGTCATCGCCCGGACGTGCTCGTGCTCGACATCTCGATGCCCGGCGGCGGGCTCGAGGTCGCGCGGCGCGTCCGCGAGATGGAGCTGCCGACCAAGATCGTGATCCTGACCATGTACGCAGAGGACCGGTACGTCATGGAGGCGGTTCGGCTCGGTGCGGCCGGGTATGTTCTGAAGCGCGCCGCGGACAAGGAGCTCATCGACGCGATACGCGCCGTTGCGGCCGGAGATGCCTATCTCACGCCCGCTGCTGTTCGGCTCCTTCTCGCCACTCAACAGAACGAGAACGGCCGCTCCGAGCCCGCCCTGTCGCCGCGAGAGCGTGAGGTGCTGCGCTTCACCGCCCGCGGCTTCTCGAACCTCGAGATCGCCGAGCGCCTGTTCGTCAGCCCGAAAACGGTGGACACCTACCGCTCGCGGATCATGGCGAAGCTCGACCTGCACCGCCGCTCGGAGCTCGTCGAGTACGCGCTCGGGCATGGGCTTCTCGAGTGA